cctcaattctatagaaaattgtgggcagaactaaaaaagcgtttacgagcaaggaggcctacaaacctgactcagttacaccagctttgtcaggaggaatgggccaaaattcacccaacttattgtgggaagattgtggaaggctacccgaaatgtttgacacaagttaaacaatttaaaggcaatgctaccaaatactaattgagtgtatgtaaacttctgacccactgggaatgtgatgaaagaaataaaatctgaaataaatcactctctactattattctgacatttcacattcttaaaataaagtggtgatcctaactgacctaagacaggaaatttttactaggattaaatgtcaggaattgtgaaaaactgagtttaaatgtatttggctaagatgtatgtaaacttccgacttcaactgtatatactgtattctattctactgtatcttagtctatgcccctctgacattgctcgtccatgagatttatatattcttaattccattcctttacttagacttGGGTGTATTGtttatatgttgtgaaattgttagatattactgcactgttggagctagaaacacaagcatttcgctacacccgcaataccatctgctgaacacgtgtacgtcaccaataacatttgatttgatgaagtcTCACAAACTCCCCTATGGCAGATAGATAAGGATGCACATGTAAACAAATGAATAGCTGAGGGGAGCCTTTCTGAAAAAACTGTCCACATTTGATTTACAAAGTAACTGTCATATTTTATGCAACACTATTACACTAACCTCTATCACGATAACTTGCTGGGTTGAGGTTTcactcccctcatcaacagtgattggttggtcatctctGCATGTATTGTGTCCCACTGATTTCCCAAACTCCTGTGGCATCCAAtgagatgtccttcacctgagTGATTGGGGTAAAAGGTTAACTGGGGTGATTGGGGTGGTTAGGTTAACTACTGTCAATGGTCAACGGTATATTGTACACTATTGTAAGGTAACACTTCTCATCACTTCTTGATATACTATTCATTGATCGATGTATTACATTATTTTCAATGAGTAAATAATAGGAAATGCAGTATATCAAGAATCTGGTTAGAAAATGATATTGTGTCTTTGTGCAAGATATCTAGTTAAGTAATCTGGTGAATTATCACATACAATCCAACTTTCCAAGACCCTTATGTGGTTAACAAATCTAAAGTCACACATGCACAGAGGGGAACGGGGCGACAGGCACCGCAGCCTCGGTCTTCTGCAAAATGTACCTTTTGCCATTCCTCTGTATCGGTCGAGTATCTTGACAGTACTGGGACAACTGGCGGGGCCGCACTATCGTGCCATCTTCAGTTCCAGTagctgtagtttcctccgcaatGCCCTGTTTTCTTTCTTGCTTtgagttacagtgccttcggaaagtatttttccacattttgttacattacagccttattctaaaatgtgttaaataggtttttttccttcatcaatccacacacacaataccccataataacaaagcaaaaacaggtttttagaaactattgctaatttatttaaaaaaaaaactgaaatatcacatttacacaagtattcagagcctttactcagtactttgttaaagcacctttggaagcgattacagccttgagtcttcttgggtataacgctacaaacttggcacacctgtatttggggagtttctcccattcatctctgcagatcctctcaagctctgtcaggttgcacagctattttcaggtctctccagaaatgtttgatcgggttcaagtctgggctctggctgggccactcaagaacattcagacttgtcccaaagccactcctgcgttgtcttggctgtgtgcttagggtcattgtcctgttggaagatgaaccttcaccccagtcagaggtcctgagtgctctggagcaggttttcatcaaggatctctctgtactttgctctgttcatctttgcctcgatcctgactagtctcccagtccctgccaggtgtcctccagacgtgacgcttggcattcaggccagagttcaatcttggtttcatcagaccagagaatattaaACTATACATGTTCTAGCCTAGGTTTACTATCTCTCTAAAAACAGGTATTAACGCAAGCCTGTTTCAAATTAAAAGTTAAAGGGGTTAACGAGGGGTATGTGGTTAATTACCCTCTTATCCCTAGACACTTCACAAGATAACTATAATATGTCAGATAAAGACATCCCCTGTGTACATCTTAAGCCACACTGCTACGATTTCTCCCCATTGTGGACACTCCTATGTCTGATAAGGCTACTCAAGAACGAGAAGCTCTTGTGACATAATTTGCACTTGAAGCTGTCTTTGGTGTGAACAGTCTGGTGCTGCTTCACATACCTTGCCTCAGCAAAGCGCTTCCCACACGTGGGGCAGGCATATGGCTTGTCGGCGTCCGTCCTAATGCTCGGCCTCCCACATTGTAACCCAATGACACCAGAGGAGGTAGAAACAAGAGTTTTTGAGCTCCCTGCTTGTCCTCTAGCCATTGTTTGGGTGTTGTTGGGATTGTGTGCTGTGTTATAGGCTAGGTACCTCTTATGGTGAACGCCCATCCTGACCCTGTCTGTATTGGTGGGGTAACCATGAGGTAGCTGAGGAAGGCTAGACCCAGGTCCAGACTTTCTATGAACCCAGTCACCAGGCATTGGACAAGGCCCTGAAGGAGAAGACCGACTTGCTGATAGACTACCACCAGGGGGGGCTCCCGTCACTCTCTGTGAAGGCTGAAGCCCAGGGTGACCTGATCTGTTCATCATGGATACTGTGGTGTTTGTATCATAGGAACAGGAGGGTCTATCTCTATCAGCCCCAGACTGCAGACTGGATCCCTGACTGGCGCCTCTGTCACTCTGATGACCACTAGGACTGAGGTTGTTCAGTCCTCCTGTCCACTGGTTGTGttttgtgtggtggtggagtctctGTCCCTCACGGTTGGGTCCTAGTTCCGACTCGGGAAGGAAGAGTGATGGCTCCAGATCCAGGGTTTTGATCCGGGGCCAGGGTTTGTGACCACCAACCTCAGAGGTCCAGTCTCTCCCGTCAGCAACACCAGATATCAGCAGGTCCTCATGGACTGCAGACTGTAAACACAAATTTAACAGAAAAGCATACAAGTTTATATAAGAAACTGCTGTACACACAGAAACATGATATTATAAAATGTTAACCACAGTCAAGTACCTAACAATATGGAGCCATTGGAGTTTATAATGAAACAATGTCCATGTGTGTTGATTCAAGAATTAAATATGTTTTGGTTCAACTGAGATAAGGGAAACTCAGTCTCTGCAATAATACAAAAATAACCAAGTCAGTCTGCACAGCTACACATTCTCTCCCCCCCCGCATACGGACACCTCCCTGTTCCTGCAGACCAAATCTACACATCACCCTGCTGTCAGCCAATCTGCTGTCATAGAGACTAGATTCGGTTGTTGTTTTGTGTTCGACTGTATTTTTCTGGTTGTGATTAACAGTGTTGTTTCCCAGCCCAGAGTTGAGAACGCTGTCCCATCCACTGACCTCTACTATGTCGCCTCTGGTCCTGGCCTGCTCAGTAATGTTGTCCCCTGGGCCCTTGGCTGCACCCGTCTGGGTCTGGAAATCCAAGATGGCCACCCAGTCTCTTCTGTTAGCCTCCAGCCAACCACCTGCAGAAGGAGGTTAGAAGATAGACTTTACAAACGTGGCAGAGAAAACACTACATATGGATTTTTGGGGGGTCAATTACCTGGTCAAGTTaagatgtgtgtttttgtatgcaAATATAAGTTGCTCTATGCTGTAATTATTTCCACCTTACCTTGCTCCCCCATCTTTAGTCCACTCAGCAGGTCAATGCTCTCTGGTTCAtcttctattgtctcctctttgaccagcagcagatcaggcttccaatcctccatgtctactgactgtaagagatacagagtgagaggatgttggatcaaGAAATCTGATATGAGCACGCTGCTATGAAGCAGCTTCTGATTGGGCAATGAGGGATTGCTATGAATAATATGCAAACATGTTAGTTTTTGATTACTTTACACACTTTCATGGTTTGATAAGACAACAGCACTATGACTCTGAGAGGCTTTGTGGATACGAGCTGACCTAATACCATTCAGAAATAGTTCACAGTGGGCTCACctcagtgagactgtgtgtggtcctgtgctgctcagctggttcctctgtgggttcaggaggaggtgtagtctggttgtcctccatgaccatggtcccctcagggttccccagaccctcctccttcaccagcagCACCTCTGGACTCTCCTCCTCCTAGAAGAGACAGGTGGTACAGATTACAGACATATACTCCCTCAGgtacgtatacacacacagataaacacactttCAACATGGAGTGTTTACCCATCCCCACTACGTTTAAgtcctatactgtagttacagaatGACTTCATTGTTGTTAAACCCATCATGGTGGACATAAATATGATGTTGGTAAATATGAGTTAGATAAGTCAAAAGTCATCAGACAAACTTAACTAACCTATTCTGAATTGTACAGTAAGTGTAACTCTTTTGTTCGTGTGTAAGTATATTTATATTTAAGTGTATATTGATTATAAAGCGCTGGTGGGTGAGATCAGATGTGATGTATACTAAAGAGTCTCAAGGAAAGTCTTAGAATAAAAAGTCCCATTTTGTGTTTATTAAACAAACAACTTTTAAGTACACCATATTAAAACCACATGTACACATCTCAACAACAAAATTGATAACTTGCATACATTTTCTCATAAAGAATGTATTGGAAAAACATTTTGTAGTTTAAAAGAAGTAATGAAATAGACATTTGTGAACATCATATAGcctacacagtacaaacacaataTGTAACATACTTTTTAGGCCTATATATGcctttatatatatatcacacaatGTCTGGATGCAATATTCTACCCAGGAATGTTCAACACTGAAATATGTTACTCTTGTTATTCCAAATGTATCTGTGGATCTTTTCTGCTGACAATCGTGAGAATGTACATTTGTCTTTAATGCAGGGTTTGATGTAAACGTCAGAAGCTATTGAGTGGAATgttttttctgctggtgtatcctgaggtagctcctctctgaAAACCTCTTCCCGCAGTGCGTACAGGCAAACGGCCTCTCTCGCGTATGGACCATATGGTGCCTCTTCAGCTGGTCCTGGCGGGAGAACCGcttctcacactgggggcagctgtaggGTTTTTCCCCTgagtggaccctctggtgcctttTCAGGTCACCAGCCTGGGCGAAGCACAcatgacactgggtacagctgtagggtttctctccagtgtggacCCTCTTGTGGATCTCCACCTTCTGCgggcagctgaagcctttgttacagaacatgcagaggaaccgttTCTCTTTACTATTGCCTGATGTGGCTCCCCCTCCCTGAGCCTGGACTTTAGCACTGTCGTTTGTGTTCAATACCTGATCGAAAAGGATGTGGCTGTGTGAATCGGAAAGTGCCATTGACGTGGACACTGGGTCGTGATACTTGAACGTGTGTACAAGGGAGTGGGTGGTGACATTTGGATTCGTCTCTAAGCTTTCCCTGTAATCTAAGAAATCTCTGCCCTGCGAGTGCCTGTCTCCTAGGTGACCTTTCCATGTGGAAGGACTGTCGCCCTCCAATTTCACAGTCACCTCATCTACGACTGAACCCTCACCTTTCTTATCTAGGCACCCTTCAGagtatacactactactgtaccggttccattcccctctagacagatcagtctgtgtctctaaaccCAAGGATATGTTGCCAGGGTCCATCTCTGTAGTGTAAGAACAAGACAGATCGTCACCACCAGTGTCTAACGTGTCACCATCTCCACGGGAATGACCCATCCTCTGGTTCTGGTGAAATACCGGTAGGTACTCTGAGCCAGGAGCAGGAGGACAGCCCAGTCTCCACAGCcccagtctctctgggtctgatcTGTGGTCAGATCCTGTGTGTAAAAGCCTGTGTGTTACAGTTAAAGTCTCggtgtctgtctctgacttgagGACGGCGTTCGGCGTTCCACTGACCTCCGTGATGCTGCGTATGGTCCTGGCCTGGGGCACGGCGGTGAGGTCTTCCGTGGCTATAGGGGGCGCCACTCCAGCCGCTGCCTCAGTCTGGATGTCTCTGCTGTCCCGTGGGTCCTTCTCTCCTTTAGTCCTCTCCTGCTTGACCCCAGGACCTGCAGCCTCTGCATCCGCAGACTGACAAGAAGAGAGGAGGTTATTATCAGTACATGAGTTGAATTGGATAACAATGTGGTACTGAAGTCTCAAAGTCCCCTATGGCAAATAAATGAATAGCTGAGGGCAGCCTTTCTGAAATTAAAATGGTCCACATTTGATGAACTGTAATGGTGATGTAATACTATTAGACAAACCTCTATCACGATAACATGCTGGGTTGAAgttccactcccctcatcaacagtgattggttggtcatctcgcCATGTGTTGTGTCCCGCTGGCTTCACAAAGCTCCTGTGACCCCCAGCgagatgtccttcacctgagagagTGATTGGGGGAAAAGAGGTGGTTAGGTTAGGTACTGTCAATGCTCAATGCTATATTGTGCACATGACAATGTCTACAAGTGGCAAGGATGTCCCTTCTTATAACTTCTTGATATactatttattgattgattgtgtTCCATGCATCACATTAGTTTTTATTGAGTATGACAATAGTAAATTCATTAACTCAATAATCTGGTTAGAATATGATTTTGTGTCTTTGTGTTAGAATAATGTATTCTTAATTGACCTGCctagtaaatattttttttgcaaGATAGCTAAGTAATCAGGGGAACTATTACATCAGGCCCGGGACCCAGGCATAAGTGACATAAGCAGTTGCTTAGGCGGCCATCCagtagtgccccccccccccccccccccccccccccacacaaaaaaGTATAGAGTGCCTTGAGAAAGTAttgacaccccttgacttttcccacattaatttgtgttacagcctgaatttaaaatggactaAATGTGGATCTTTGggggtcactggcctacaaacaataccccataatgtcaaagtggaattatgtttttttatttttttataaagaata
The window above is part of the Salvelinus fontinalis isolate EN_2023a chromosome 42, ASM2944872v1, whole genome shotgun sequence genome. Proteins encoded here:
- the LOC129841188 gene encoding uncharacterized protein LOC129841188 encodes the protein MDNCMGFHTQIASVMEVLANAAVAEICKLVDDDYAVFRLEMSQSQKENRGLRRKLQLLELKVSRERAERTIRERVLASRPSSVKILDRYRGMAKGEGHLAGGHRSFVKPAGHNTWRDDQPITVDEGSGTSTQHVIVIESADAEAAGPGVKQERTKGEKDPRDSRDIQTEAAAGVAPPIATEDLTAVPQARTIRSITEEEESPEVLLVKEEGLGNPEGTMVMEDNQTTPPPEPTEEPAEQHRTTHSLTESVDMEDWKPDLLLVKEETIEDEPESIDLLSGLKMGEQGGWLEANRRDWVAILDFQTQTGAAKGPGDNITEQARTRGDIVESAVHEDLLISGVADGRDWTSEVGGHKPWPRIKTLDLEPSLFLPESELGPNREGQRLHHHTKHNQWTGGLNNLSPSGHQSDRGASQGSSLQSGADRDRPSCSYDTNTTVSMMNRSGHPGLQPSQRVTGAPPGGSLSASRSSPSGPCPMPGDWVHRKSGPGSSLPQLPHGYPTNTDRVRMGVHHKRYLAYNTAHNPNNTQTMARGQAGSSKTLVSTSSGVIGLQCGRPSIRTDADKPYACPTCGKRFAEARYVKQHQTVHTKDSFKCKLCHKSFSFLSSLIRHRSVHNGEKS